Proteins from a single region of Corynebacterium casei LMG S-19264:
- a CDS encoding DNA-3-methyladenine glycosylase I: MTTTNENPNNTESAIDDDTSFNSFNGDSSFDDDVYPCWARTSPLSREYFDHEWGQALYEERELYELIALLGFQAGLNWSMVLNKRERLRECFHNFEPDAVATFTDDDVERLLKDKTMIRNKRKISAAVTNARATVELREHGGLSAFVWAHDPNSAYACETVRDLIGRTPEISELATELKKRGFTQLGPRLIAALMQAIGMVPAVRRQSNAA; this comes from the coding sequence ATGACAACTACTAATGAGAACCCAAACAATACTGAATCAGCCATCGATGATGACACATCCTTCAACTCCTTCAACGGTGATTCGAGCTTCGATGATGATGTTTATCCCTGCTGGGCGCGCACCTCACCGCTGAGCCGTGAGTACTTTGACCATGAATGGGGTCAGGCTCTTTATGAAGAGCGCGAGCTCTACGAACTAATTGCGCTTCTGGGGTTCCAGGCCGGCCTGAATTGGTCCATGGTGCTTAACAAGCGTGAGCGCCTGCGCGAGTGCTTCCACAACTTTGAGCCAGATGCTGTTGCAACATTTACCGATGACGATGTTGAGCGTCTGCTCAAAGACAAGACCATGATCCGCAACAAGCGAAAGATTTCAGCCGCAGTGACTAATGCCCGTGCCACCGTGGAGCTTCGTGAACACGGTGGACTATCCGCCTTTGTGTGGGCGCATGACCCCAACTCCGCTTATGCCTGCGAGACAGTCAGGGATTTGATTGGAAGAACTCCCGAGATTTCTGAGCTCGCCACAGAGTTGAAGAAACGCGGCTTTACGCAGCTTGGTCCCCGACTCATTGCTGCACTCATGCAGGCAATCGGCATGGTTCCAGCTGTCCGCAGACAGTCAAACGCCGCCTAA
- a CDS encoding MFS transporter, protein MSSRQSARVFLGVTLLLFTAGWAANHFSSVLVLIRDQEGVSSVMVNAAFGIYALGMLPCLLIGGMLADRWGPRFVVLTGGILSALGNLMLLFLHEGLLILLGRFIVGTGVGLVVSAGTAWAGRLRGGSGVTLAGIILTLGFAIGPIVASAVGVMTHSEELLFALSVSLSALAVVVGLLLGDAPRVPISGGTETIKAQARSLRKALAVSLPMAIWVFSCITTSIVILAARAADNFNSPILLPAISSALAFSAGLIAQYSGRKFAWGRQTGTAGALFATVGYGLAAFGGETISVPMFVITAVLLGTAYGLCLREGLLGVNTYTPVEKHGTGIGFYYVFTYFGFAFPVLFDVITPRVGYAAPLIVIAVLAFASAILRALQIKRGYLV, encoded by the coding sequence ATGAGCTCCCGCCAATCTGCCCGCGTGTTTTTGGGTGTCACTCTCCTGCTATTTACCGCGGGCTGGGCAGCCAACCATTTCTCTTCCGTGCTGGTTTTGATCCGTGACCAAGAGGGCGTTTCCAGTGTCATGGTCAACGCTGCCTTCGGCATTTACGCGCTGGGAATGCTGCCATGTCTGCTCATCGGCGGCATGTTGGCGGACCGTTGGGGACCACGCTTTGTGGTTCTTACCGGCGGAATTTTATCAGCGCTGGGCAACCTCATGTTGTTGTTCCTCCACGAGGGACTGCTCATCTTGCTGGGCAGGTTTATTGTCGGCACCGGCGTCGGCCTGGTTGTCAGCGCCGGCACCGCGTGGGCCGGCCGGCTTCGCGGCGGCAGCGGTGTGACTCTCGCTGGAATCATTTTGACCCTCGGCTTCGCCATTGGCCCCATTGTGGCCAGTGCCGTTGGCGTAATGACTCACAGCGAGGAGCTGCTCTTCGCGCTGAGTGTTTCTCTCTCCGCTTTGGCAGTTGTAGTTGGCCTGCTGTTGGGCGATGCACCGCGGGTCCCTATTAGTGGTGGCACTGAAACCATCAAAGCCCAGGCCCGTAGTCTGCGCAAAGCTCTTGCGGTCTCACTGCCCATGGCTATTTGGGTATTTAGCTGTATTACAACGTCCATCGTCATCCTTGCCGCGCGCGCCGCAGACAATTTCAACAGCCCCATCCTGTTGCCAGCCATCTCCTCCGCCCTGGCTTTTAGCGCCGGATTAATTGCACAGTATTCGGGCCGCAAGTTTGCGTGGGGCCGTCAAACCGGCACCGCCGGTGCGCTGTTTGCCACCGTCGGCTATGGCCTTGCCGCCTTCGGTGGCGAGACTATCTCCGTTCCGATGTTCGTCATCACTGCAGTACTGCTTGGTACCGCCTATGGCCTGTGCCTGCGCGAGGGACTACTGGGCGTCAACACCTACACTCCTGTGGAAAAGCACGGCACCGGCATTGGCTTCTATTACGTCTTCACCTATTTCGGGTTCGCGTTCCCGGTACTCTTTGACGTGATTACTCCGCGCGTTGGCTACGCTGCCCCACTGATTGTTATTGCTGTGCTCGCATTCGCCTCTGCAATACTTCGCGCGCTGCAAATCAAGCGCGGTTATCTGGTCTAG
- a CDS encoding RNase H family protein, with translation MSATAVILQNRFSNDGATILSVAVDGRMVHESWNHTVSTNDARAQMIDAFLDLWNVYCEQGLVLYVSSRTVRNLLKEQQELFDGLLIRDTITGSMFRKTWDVCSASHHKQRREKRPLPSEIEKEPTPLVVVATDASKGKNSKTVGLSAVNSCGIIKTHEMELNSIFDGELSAINFALQQFGKNVKRLEVLTDSRQAIQYIQGRTSLQSTSGLVLKKTIKRLTAEGVELHFTWVRGHNGHALNDCADRAARIARRCKQLGTDNKTQLLANLRVELGKKIVGRTPESWLTPKKSNTRGLSSVA, from the coding sequence ATGAGTGCAACCGCGGTGATTCTTCAAAATCGCTTTTCCAATGATGGTGCGACTATTTTGTCCGTAGCTGTTGATGGCCGAATGGTCCATGAATCCTGGAATCACACGGTTAGTACCAACGACGCACGCGCGCAGATGATTGATGCATTTCTGGATTTGTGGAATGTCTACTGTGAGCAGGGGCTAGTGCTTTATGTGTCTTCGCGGACCGTTCGCAACCTGTTGAAAGAGCAGCAAGAGCTTTTCGATGGCCTTCTCATCCGCGACACCATCACCGGCTCGATGTTCCGTAAGACCTGGGATGTCTGCAGCGCTTCGCACCACAAGCAGCGACGCGAAAAGCGTCCACTGCCGAGCGAGATTGAAAAGGAGCCAACCCCACTTGTTGTGGTGGCAACGGATGCTTCCAAGGGCAAGAACAGTAAGACCGTAGGTCTTTCTGCAGTGAACTCCTGCGGCATAATTAAGACGCACGAAATGGAGTTGAACTCGATTTTCGATGGTGAACTATCCGCCATCAATTTCGCCCTGCAGCAGTTTGGAAAGAATGTTAAGCGACTCGAAGTACTGACCGATTCCCGCCAGGCTATTCAGTACATCCAGGGTCGCACGAGCCTGCAGTCAACCTCCGGCCTTGTCCTCAAAAAGACGATTAAGCGGCTCACCGCTGAGGGCGTTGAACTGCATTTCACCTGGGTGCGTGGACACAACGGTCACGCATTGAATGACTGCGCGGATCGAGCTGCGCGGATCGCACGACGATGCAAGCAGCTAGGTACCGACAACAAAACCCAGCTCCTCGCAAACCTGCGAGTTGAGCTGGGGAAGAAAATTGTCGGCCGAACGCCAGAATCCTGGCTGACACCAAAGAAATCGAATACTAGAGGGCTGTCTTCAGTGGCGTAG
- a CDS encoding DoxX family protein has protein sequence MNSPIVRDAALLIFRVVLGLVFIAHGVDKLFFPGMDDTIGQFSAWGVPQPQIFGWVVAIGELAAGTMLVIGLLATFAAGMLAVLCALSVYFVHFGNGFFVEEGGFEYTVVLCVALLMVVVFGSGRASLDGVLSRVES, from the coding sequence ATGAACTCACCCATTGTCCGCGATGCTGCGCTGCTAATCTTCCGCGTAGTACTCGGACTGGTGTTTATCGCCCATGGCGTGGACAAGCTTTTCTTTCCAGGCATGGATGACACCATCGGACAATTCTCGGCGTGGGGTGTCCCGCAGCCGCAGATTTTCGGGTGGGTCGTCGCCATCGGTGAGCTCGCCGCAGGCACAATGCTGGTCATTGGTTTGCTCGCTACATTTGCCGCCGGCATGCTTGCGGTGTTGTGCGCGCTGTCGGTGTACTTTGTTCACTTTGGCAACGGCTTTTTCGTGGAAGAAGGCGGGTTCGAGTACACCGTCGTGCTGTGCGTGGCATTATTGATGGTTGTAGTATTCGGTTCTGGTCGTGCGAGTTTAGATGGGGTGTTAAGTCGTGTTGAATCATGA
- a CDS encoding membrane protein: protein MLNHDQVQDALSARMDGEDYDLEDDVIDTHVAHCAQCKAFQERAAKLSFSLTPNKPLEPTRELAETILAEVEPEWRRVSGSRLASLAGARVALVVLATIFFIWAVTLIIASGPFTGVAEGGALLNPDANQVEAEHLIEAAGLRLGFAAGMVFCAWRPHLVGGLLPVVATAFFFLSGFAMRDVALGTLSISQVYTLCGMGISALVMFWMWLADRGFFIRQMWKNLSADPH from the coding sequence GTGTTGAATCATGACCAGGTCCAAGACGCCCTGTCCGCCCGCATGGACGGCGAGGATTATGACCTAGAAGATGACGTCATTGACACCCACGTTGCCCACTGTGCACAGTGCAAGGCATTCCAAGAACGCGCCGCAAAGTTGTCGTTCTCACTGACGCCGAATAAGCCTTTAGAACCCACACGTGAGCTTGCAGAGACCATCCTGGCGGAAGTTGAACCAGAGTGGCGTCGTGTCTCGGGCAGCCGTTTGGCCAGCCTGGCTGGCGCGCGCGTAGCTCTGGTGGTTCTGGCGACTATCTTCTTTATCTGGGCAGTTACCCTCATCATCGCGTCGGGCCCATTCACCGGCGTGGCCGAGGGCGGAGCCTTGCTCAACCCAGATGCTAACCAGGTGGAGGCAGAGCATCTCATTGAAGCAGCTGGGCTGCGTTTGGGCTTTGCTGCTGGCATGGTTTTCTGTGCCTGGCGCCCGCACCTAGTGGGCGGCTTGTTGCCCGTTGTGGCCACCGCCTTCTTCTTCCTGTCTGGTTTTGCCATGCGCGATGTCGCGCTGGGAACCTTGAGCATCAGCCAGGTCTACACCCTGTGTGGAATGGGCATTTCAGCTCTCGTGATGTTTTGGATGTGGCTGGCTGACCGCGGATTCTTCATCCGCCAGATGTGGAAGAATCTTTCCGCCGACCCGCACTAG